A portion of the Hoplias malabaricus isolate fHopMal1 chromosome 1, fHopMal1.hap1, whole genome shotgun sequence genome contains these proteins:
- the itgb1bp1 gene encoding integrin beta-1-binding protein 1 isoform X1: protein MIPDPAICQQAGGLERRRHGEECSAKSRSATAAAAPRAVRSAPRARGSSFPRLVKSVDSSLGGLSRSSTVASLDTDSTKSSGNSASETCAEFRVKYVGAIEKLQFEMSRSLQEPLDLISYIDAAQQDGKLPFVPGEEEMILGVSKYGVKVASLDQCEVLHRHPLYLIVRMLCYDDGLGAGKNLLALSTTDAKQQECSIWIYQCSSAEQAQAICKVLSASFDCALASEKP, encoded by the exons atgattccag ATCCTGCCATCTGCCAGCAAGCTGGAGGCCTGGAGCGCCGGCGTCATGGTGAAGAATGTTCCGCAAAGTCAAGAAGcgccacagcagcagcagctcccaGAGCAGTGAGGTCAGCACCAAGAGCAAG AGGCTCATCTTTCCCCCGTCTTGTGAAGTCTGTAGATTCCAGTCTGGGAGGTCTGTCTAGGTCCAGCACAGTCGCCAGCCTCGATACGGACTCTACAAAGAGCTCAG GTAACAGTGCGTCTGAGACGTGTGCTGAGTTCAGGGTGAAATATGTGGGAGCTATTGAGAAGCTGCAGTTTGAGATGAGCAGGTCTCTCCAGGAGCCTCTGGACCTCATCAGTTATATTGATGCAGCTCAG CAAGACGGAAAGTTGCCGTTCGTGCCCGGAGAGGAGGAGATGATCCTGGGTGTGTCCAAGTATGGAGTCAAAGTTGCGTCCTTGGACCAATGT GAAGTGTTGCACCGCCATCCCCTCTACTTGATCGTGCGGATGTTGTGTTATGACGATGGTTTGGGCGCAGGGAAGAACCTCCTCGCGCTTAGTACCACAGACGCCAAGCAGCAGGAATGCAGCATTTGGATCTATCAGTGCAGCAGCGCG GAGCAGGCGCAGGCCATCTGTAAAGTGCTGTCAGCTTCTTTCGACTGTGCCCTGGCTTCAGAGAAACCCTGA
- the itgb1bp1 gene encoding integrin beta-1-binding protein 1 isoform X3 — MSVDSSLGGLSRSSTVASLDTDSTKSSGNSASETCAEFRVKYVGAIEKLQFEMSRSLQEPLDLISYIDAAQQDGKLPFVPGEEEMILGVSKYGVKVASLDQCEVLHRHPLYLIVRMLCYDDGLGAGKNLLALSTTDAKQQECSIWIYQCSSAEQAQAICKVLSASFDCALASEKP, encoded by the exons ATG TCTGTAGATTCCAGTCTGGGAGGTCTGTCTAGGTCCAGCACAGTCGCCAGCCTCGATACGGACTCTACAAAGAGCTCAG GTAACAGTGCGTCTGAGACGTGTGCTGAGTTCAGGGTGAAATATGTGGGAGCTATTGAGAAGCTGCAGTTTGAGATGAGCAGGTCTCTCCAGGAGCCTCTGGACCTCATCAGTTATATTGATGCAGCTCAG CAAGACGGAAAGTTGCCGTTCGTGCCCGGAGAGGAGGAGATGATCCTGGGTGTGTCCAAGTATGGAGTCAAAGTTGCGTCCTTGGACCAATGT GAAGTGTTGCACCGCCATCCCCTCTACTTGATCGTGCGGATGTTGTGTTATGACGATGGTTTGGGCGCAGGGAAGAACCTCCTCGCGCTTAGTACCACAGACGCCAAGCAGCAGGAATGCAGCATTTGGATCTATCAGTGCAGCAGCGCG GAGCAGGCGCAGGCCATCTGTAAAGTGCTGTCAGCTTCTTTCGACTGTGCCCTGGCTTCAGAGAAACCCTGA
- the iah1 gene encoding isoamyl acetate-hydrolyzing esterase 1 homolog encodes MSKVKNIIWPQVFLFGDSITQYSFQAGGWGSEIANRLARKCDVVNRGLSGYNTRWAKLVLPRLLPPSLSNTTPAAVTLFFGANDYSLQDKNPQQHVPCEEYTDNLKDMVKYLNSAGVSNDKIIFITPPPLHEESWEKECILKGCCLNRLNTVAGQYAQACVQTAGQCGVDVLDLWSLMQKDGQDFTIYLSDGLHLSVKGNQFVAEHLWGLLESRVGDLPFILPYWADVDNKNPEYSLLCD; translated from the exons ATGTCGAAAGTGAAGAACATCATTTGGCCTCAGGTTTTTCTCTTCGGAGACTCCATTACTCAG tACTCTTTCCAAGCGGGCGGCTGGGGCTCAGAGATAGCGAACAGACTGGCGAG AAAATGTGACGTGGTGAACAGGGGTCTATCAGGGTACAACACACGGTGGGCAAAGTTGGTTCTCCCCCGCCtcctcccaccctctctctctaacacaacCCCAGCAGCTGTTACACTCTTCTTCGGGGCCAACGACTACTCCCTTCAAG ATAAGAACCCACAACAGCATGTTCCCTGCGAGGAATACACAGACAATTTAAAAGACATGGTTAAATACCTGAACTCAGCTGGAGTCTCTAATGACAAGATTATCTTCATCACCCCTCCACCTCTTCATGAGGAGTCATGGGAGAAAGAGTGCATCCTGAAAG GCTGCTGTCTGAACCGTCTGAACACTGTGGCTGGTCAGTATGCTCAGGCCTGTGTCCAGACTGCAGGCCAGTGTGGGGTGGATGTGCTGGACCTCTGGTCTCTGATGCAGAAGGATGGACAG GATTTCACAATCTACCTCTCCGATGGCTTGCACCTTTCTGTGAAAGGCAACCAGTTTGTGGCCGAGCACCTGTGGGGATTACTGGAGAGTCGAGTGGGTGACCTGCCTTTTATCCTGCCTTACTGGGCAGACGTGGACAATAAGAACCCAGAATACAGCTTGCTGTGTGACTAG
- the itgb1bp1 gene encoding integrin beta-1-binding protein 1 isoform X2 has translation MFRKVKKRHSSSSSQSSEVSTKSKSVDSSLGGLSRSSTVASLDTDSTKSSGNSASETCAEFRVKYVGAIEKLQFEMSRSLQEPLDLISYIDAAQQDGKLPFVPGEEEMILGVSKYGVKVASLDQCEVLHRHPLYLIVRMLCYDDGLGAGKNLLALSTTDAKQQECSIWIYQCSSAEQAQAICKVLSASFDCALASEKP, from the exons ATGTTCCGCAAAGTCAAGAAGcgccacagcagcagcagctcccaGAGCAGTGAGGTCAGCACCAAGAGCAAG TCTGTAGATTCCAGTCTGGGAGGTCTGTCTAGGTCCAGCACAGTCGCCAGCCTCGATACGGACTCTACAAAGAGCTCAG GTAACAGTGCGTCTGAGACGTGTGCTGAGTTCAGGGTGAAATATGTGGGAGCTATTGAGAAGCTGCAGTTTGAGATGAGCAGGTCTCTCCAGGAGCCTCTGGACCTCATCAGTTATATTGATGCAGCTCAG CAAGACGGAAAGTTGCCGTTCGTGCCCGGAGAGGAGGAGATGATCCTGGGTGTGTCCAAGTATGGAGTCAAAGTTGCGTCCTTGGACCAATGT GAAGTGTTGCACCGCCATCCCCTCTACTTGATCGTGCGGATGTTGTGTTATGACGATGGTTTGGGCGCAGGGAAGAACCTCCTCGCGCTTAGTACCACAGACGCCAAGCAGCAGGAATGCAGCATTTGGATCTATCAGTGCAGCAGCGCG GAGCAGGCGCAGGCCATCTGTAAAGTGCTGTCAGCTTCTTTCGACTGTGCCCTGGCTTCAGAGAAACCCTGA